One Synechococcus sp. CC9605 genomic window carries:
- a CDS encoding recombinase zinc beta ribbon domain-containing protein, whose product MGSAHPRRGRDLQARRCIQRRWRPQLELLDDDLNLSTIGGQLQLRMLGAMAQAEVERIRERSEAGKAHRKAMGLVDVAPFGMRQVGGQLEPDREPFLSLLADRTVRSRAELLLKMIGILEEKLSFHAAWRHLGETYGVWRDRAGIQRLLINPALRGARVGRRCKTLAIATWADVIEGAGGEALVDPERHRALEARVRGMQARRSAPDKRRQHVLSGKVLCGHCGRKMGRYVRPGRNAPGTAAYRCLNEECNWRQAGSRRNSISESELFPAVFQAFADNADALAAAEEKQAQQQDDTAASQPEVKRLQAKRQQYLELMADGDAPELQSAVQVLDQQIAALMEAGTDWGLQGMPKLEAIRRGAAMNAGGLEMLQKLHTGEIQLGEEMVIQNPEPEDAVAAWWREESTYLTRLKWSEEQIKRTIYEDVPDGLREGGTPLNPDDYTWKANPRLQLIREVVEQLRVVEKAVVGVTLNV is encoded by the coding sequence GTGGGATCGGCTCACCCGCGGCGCGGCCGAGACCTGCAAGCTCGTCGATGTATTCAGCGCCGATGGCGCCCCCAGCTCGAGCTGCTGGACGATGACCTGAACCTCAGCACGATCGGGGGCCAGCTGCAGCTGCGCATGCTCGGCGCCATGGCCCAGGCCGAGGTGGAACGGATCCGGGAGCGGTCTGAGGCCGGCAAGGCGCACCGGAAGGCCATGGGCCTGGTGGATGTGGCCCCATTTGGCATGCGCCAGGTGGGTGGCCAGCTCGAGCCCGACCGGGAGCCGTTCCTGTCTCTGCTGGCCGATCGCACCGTCCGCAGCCGAGCAGAGCTGCTGCTAAAGATGATCGGCATCCTCGAGGAGAAGCTCAGCTTCCACGCCGCATGGCGGCACCTGGGGGAGACCTATGGGGTCTGGCGGGATCGGGCGGGGATCCAGCGGCTGCTGATCAATCCAGCGCTCCGCGGCGCCAGGGTGGGGAGGCGGTGCAAGACCCTGGCCATCGCCACCTGGGCTGATGTGATCGAAGGCGCCGGCGGTGAGGCCTTGGTCGATCCAGAGCGGCACCGTGCCCTGGAGGCCCGCGTGAGGGGCATGCAGGCCCGCCGATCAGCACCAGACAAGCGCCGGCAGCATGTCCTCAGCGGGAAGGTGCTCTGCGGCCACTGCGGCCGAAAGATGGGCCGATATGTCCGCCCGGGCCGGAACGCCCCTGGAACGGCCGCCTACCGGTGTCTCAATGAGGAGTGCAACTGGCGGCAGGCAGGCAGTCGCCGGAACAGCATCAGTGAGTCAGAGCTGTTTCCAGCGGTGTTCCAGGCCTTTGCCGATAACGCTGATGCCCTGGCGGCCGCGGAGGAGAAGCAGGCCCAGCAGCAGGACGATACAGCCGCCTCTCAGCCGGAGGTGAAGCGGCTCCAGGCCAAGCGGCAGCAGTACCTGGAACTGATGGCTGATGGCGATGCCCCAGAGCTGCAGAGCGCGGTGCAGGTGCTGGATCAGCAGATCGCTGCACTGATGGAGGCCGGCACCGATTGGGGCCTGCAGGGGATGCCCAAGCTCGAGGCGATCCGTAGGGGCGCCGCGATGAATGCTGGGGGGCTCGAGATGCTGCAGAAGCTCCACACCGGCGAGATCCAGCTGGGGGAAGAAATGGTGATTCAGAACCCGGAACCAGAAGATGCCGTGGCGGCCTGGTGGAGGGAGGAGTCCACTTACCTGACCCGGCTGAAGTGGAGCGAGGAGCAGATCAAGCGGACTATTTACGAAGACGTGCCCGATGGGCTCCGGGAGGGCGGCACCCCCCTGAACCCGGACGATTACACCTGGAAGGCCAACCCACGGCTGCAGCTGATCCGTGAGGTAGTTGAGCAGCTCCGGGTGGTGGAGAAGGCTGTGGTGGGAGTCACGCTCAACGTCTGA
- a CDS encoding DUF1330 domain-containing protein, translated as MVNVNFYRLMSKGLIVAQGVVRNPEGMQAYYERTPAVIEQFGGRVIAFTTDADCREGDGFPVWAVLEFPSLDAASSYYNSEDYQQNCKPLRLPHSTFSVSLLEGI; from the coding sequence ATGGTTAATGTGAATTTTTATCGGCTGATGTCAAAGGGTTTAATAGTGGCCCAGGGTGTCGTGCGGAACCCAGAAGGAATGCAGGCGTATTACGAACGGACGCCAGCTGTCATTGAACAGTTTGGTGGACGTGTGATTGCTTTCACAACTGACGCAGATTGCCGCGAGGGCGATGGATTTCCTGTCTGGGCTGTCCTGGAATTTCCGTCGTTGGACGCCGCTAGTTCGTACTACAACTCAGAGGATTACCAACAGAATTGCAAACCTTTACGTCTCCCTCATTCAACCTTTTCAGTGAGTTTGCTTGAAGGTATTTGA
- a CDS encoding recombinase family protein: MASVVGYARLSTVEQARGTLTLEQQVSRLKSAGAGEVLVDLMSGTSEARPRYRELIRRVKAGTMEKVVATRWDRLTRGAAETCKLVDVFSADGAPSSSCWTMT; this comes from the coding sequence ATGGCGTCTGTCGTCGGCTATGCGCGTCTCTCAACGGTCGAGCAGGCCAGGGGCACGCTGACGCTGGAGCAGCAGGTCAGCCGACTGAAATCAGCCGGCGCCGGCGAGGTGCTGGTGGATCTGATGAGCGGCACTTCAGAGGCGCGGCCCCGATACCGGGAACTGATCCGGCGGGTGAAGGCCGGCACGATGGAGAAGGTCGTCGCCACCCGGTGGGATCGGCTCACCCGCGGCGCGGCCGAGACCTGCAAGCTCGTCGATGTATTCAGCGCCGATGGCGCCCCCAGCTCGAGCTGCTGGACGATGACCTGA
- a CDS encoding DUF1651 domain-containing protein gives MTNKDRATNPPPEKPGGEGWLVSPEQQLVCQFKPDSATVHAHWVATRTYRWVPPRPPVPQTRRRMLRHNAIDAWNKMLKTGWRRCPPPVR, from the coding sequence ATGACGAACAAGGACCGCGCCACTAATCCTCCGCCCGAAAAACCGGGTGGTGAGGGTTGGCTTGTGAGTCCTGAGCAGCAATTGGTCTGTCAGTTCAAACCCGACTCAGCCACGGTCCATGCGCATTGGGTTGCGACGCGCACCTACCGCTGGGTTCCGCCTCGTCCGCCAGTGCCCCAGACGCGTAGGCGAATGCTTCGGCACAACGCCATCGACGCGTGGAACAAGATGCTGAAAACAGGCTGGCGGCGGTGCCCACCACCAGTTCGGTGA
- a CDS encoding ComF family protein, translating to MHRALLSFAQTLLIEPRCPICNGAWDSPLPPTAPCTTCLDALPLPGQGLKGLLPLQWCALGPYAGPLRQLLLKLRQPRQGKALVALVQLLSERFTLPATAVLVPIPSWKRQRSNPLPQPIALGLGRPTVDLLRRSSAGVSQHHLNRLQRQTNLRGAFQASPLNKQGAHSSVWLVDDILTGLSQMYLASIVVQLHTPEWRLSSAMRVSQRSSRPGAR from the coding sequence GTGCATCGCGCGCTCCTGAGCTTTGCCCAAACCCTGCTGATCGAGCCCCGCTGCCCGATCTGTAATGGAGCTTGGGACAGCCCACTGCCACCGACGGCTCCCTGCACCACGTGCCTCGATGCCCTTCCTCTCCCTGGTCAGGGACTCAAGGGCTTGCTGCCCTTGCAGTGGTGCGCTCTCGGGCCTTACGCAGGCCCGCTGCGCCAGCTGCTGCTGAAGCTGCGTCAACCGCGCCAAGGCAAAGCGCTTGTGGCCTTGGTTCAGCTGCTGTCTGAGCGCTTCACCCTGCCTGCAACAGCAGTGCTGGTGCCGATTCCAAGCTGGAAGCGGCAACGATCCAACCCCCTGCCGCAGCCCATCGCCCTGGGATTGGGCCGGCCGACGGTAGATCTACTGCGCCGCAGCAGTGCCGGGGTAAGCCAACACCATCTGAACAGACTCCAACGCCAAACCAACCTGAGGGGTGCCTTCCAAGCCAGCCCCCTCAACAAACAAGGAGCCCACAGCTCGGTCTGGCTTGTGGACGACATCCTCACTGGGTTATCACAAATGTACCTGGCGTCGATAGTGGTGCAACTCCACACACCTGAATGGCGTCTGTCGTCGGCTATGCGCGTCTCTCAACGGTCGAGCAGGCCAGGGGCACGCTGA
- a CDS encoding DUF2470 domain-containing protein, whose protein sequence is MPADPLTDAVSTRICKHMNDDHAEAVLAYAKHYGGVSNPAAARMVSVKAETMELEVDGASVSIAFDHTLTDSEDAHRTLVAMLRAMPKEGA, encoded by the coding sequence ATGCCTGCAGACCCCCTCACTGATGCCGTCAGCACACGGATCTGCAAACACATGAACGACGACCATGCCGAAGCGGTGCTCGCCTACGCCAAGCACTACGGCGGCGTCAGCAATCCCGCTGCAGCGCGCATGGTGTCTGTGAAAGCAGAAACCATGGAACTGGAGGTGGATGGCGCCAGCGTCAGCATTGCCTTTGATCACACCCTCACCGACAGCGAAGACGCTCACCGCACCTTGGTGGCGATGCTGCGGGCGATGCCCAAAGAAGGCGCCTGA